TTATTAAATGTTTGAATGAAAATTCTAAAATGCAGTGTTCTAAAAAACCCCTTTGAGAAACAGACCTTGTTCTCAAACCTTTTAAACACTCGCACTTCTACCAATAGAGGGCACTAGCTTCTTAATTATAATTAGTTGTTTgcagttacatatatatatatatatatatatatatatatatatatatatatatatatatatatatatatatatatatatatatatatatatatatacacacacatacatatttgtatttatttatttcaatgaaaaactCGACCAGGAAAGTGACACCATGGTGTTTTCATTGGCTTCATTTGTGACTATTAAGTGAGTCATCACGTTATCATTTCAGTGTTGTGTCAACTTTGACAAATTCATTAACAAACATATTAATTCCTTAACATCAGAGAACCAACAAACGGTTTTAAACAAGTTTAGAAATTagtataaattacataattttacttTTGGGTGAATTGTTCCATTAAAAGAAAGATCACTGAAGTAGGCTACCTGGACATTTACAGAGCTGAGTGATGTtgagatgttgagtctggttgctgatgggattgttgagcacacagctgtagctgtttttatcctgatattccacctccagaggtagagagagactgatgctgagatcagacacactgatgctggacaataaactgtttcctttgtaccaggagagagtcacatgacccacattcaccactgaacacaccaatgaacaattctgctctgaggatgaggatgatgaagatgaagaacattgtgaagaaTTACTGCTGATTACAGGAACAGGAAGATGAGctggaaaacatgtaaataaatataagtatattGCCTTGACATGGGAAAACTCATACAAAAGGGAAAATAGGATAGGTTTATAATCAGAATCAGGATCAGAAAGACCTTTATGCCAAGTATAattgcacatacaaggaatttgttttagtaacATGGGCTTCCAGTACTCAGAGACaaccacacacagacaaaaataaataaaaacatttggcaaataaataattgtataaacaattgtgctataaatgataatggaataagattgaataagatgcagggatgtaggatggaggggtaacaaataaatataaggatattgcacatttatttgcataagcataagtggggaacatttaactgttcatgaggtagattgcctgggggaagaaactgttcttgtgccttgctgtggtgtttgcggctctgaggcgctggccagatggcaaaagttcaaagatggggagacttggatgtgagggatccagagtgattttctgaaccttttcctcactctggatgtatacagtgcttgaagggtgggcaggggagcaccaataatcctttcggcagtctgaacagttctctgtagtcttctgatgtctgattttgttgctgaaccaaaccagacagttattgaggtacacagtacagactcaatgacggctgagtagaactgtttcagcagctcctgtggcaggttaaacttcctcagctggtgaaggaaatacaacctttgctgggcctttttcacaacgtcaatgtgattgtcccacttcaggtcctgagagatggtggttcccaggaacctgatgactccactgcagtcacagggctgttcatgatggtgagtggggggagtgcaggggggtttctcctgaagtccacaatcatctccactgttttgagcgtgttcagctccaggttgttaagactgcaccagacagccagctgctcaacctcttgtctgtaagcagactcatcactgtcctggatgaggccgatgactgtagtgtcatctgcaaacttcaggagcttgacagaggggtctttagaggtgcagtcgttggtgtacagggagaagagcagaggggagagaacacatccctgaggggcaccagtgttggtggaacggctgtttgacatgaatttccccagtctcactagctgttgcctatctgtcagaaagctggtgatccactgacagatggagctaggaacagagagctgggtcagtttaatctggagggttgttgggatgaagtccacaaacaggatcctcaaataagtccctgttttgtccagatgttgcaggatgaagtgcaatcccatgttgattgcatcatccaccgATCTGTTAGCTCGGTAAGCAAATTACAGGGGGTCCagtcagtgttgggtatagttactttggaaagtagttagttaggttacaacgttaccatcaattaaaagtaatcagttatgatacagcgttacctattcataaaagtaacgcgttagagtactcatgcgttaccaaaaattaaaagccgtttgcagcggctcacacacgacagacacagcccccggcccctttaaatgcacctagaagtcgtgactaccgacaatgaataacgtccgTCATCCGaataaattaacactgcaggataacaataacaggaaagacagtcagcaatcggctattccacatggcgttttatttatttattatcacagaacatattattaatcaaaattcgcacctaacgttacccagcccggttagcctaggctactgtatattatgagcaccacaagataactcctgatttttctttaactttaaataatgcagttatcaaagtacaagtatgcttacttgtaaacacaaccttaaacaggcttgcagatttaaatccatttagaaatgatgaacaaccagccagccaacgatctaacagaaattaacagctgcctgtcaaacaaaaatgataacaaaccgaattaaatccttcactgccacacaggcaaatgacaaatcgcttaaaagccgaactaattattattaaagtatcactcacagtcacaagcctaaattcgctttaacacagtcctcttacatttactcttcaaagtagtgattaaaacgtagcgttaaatttgaggtagaatttttggcggtcgacagaagcagagtgtgcattttaccgttatgttcttttctttttcgttgacaaattgaaaataatgtgcgtacttccataaaccaaacgctgtcctctctaccatcttgccgggagttcgaaaaaaaaacccacacacacagggtcaggcgcagggcacagacgcatcacagccattgactttacgatcacagagcttcggctccgctgatactgtacatcggcaggtggcacagtagacctaggactactgtctgacaaaaagccggctgcagtcgggattttcctttccttaaaataacggattacttttttaaaaaaataacgaagttactgattacttacgcacgaaactaatgcgttaagttacaaatttcaggaaaaaagtaattagagtactctaacgcgttactttgtaacgcgttacccacaacactgggtccagtaagggtccagtgatgtccttcagataagccagaaccagtttttcaaacgacttcataaCGACAGACggtagagccacaggtctgtagtcataaagttctgctatcttgggtttctttgggatggggatgatggtggagcgtttgaagcaggaaggcacttcacacaactccagggatctgttgaagatctgtgaaaagatgggggccagctggtcagcacagattttcagacaggctggtgtaacaccatctgggcctggtgcttttcttcttttgttcttcttgaagacctggcgcacatcatctccacagatttgaagagcaggaggtgtggagagggggattgcaggatgtgttaatggttgtgtagggagatggtcagaatgggtgttgggggtttcaaatctgcaataaaactcattcaggtcgttagcaagtcgttgattagcctcagtgcaaggggatggtgtcttgtagttagtGATGGCTCTCAGTCcactccaaactgaagttgagtggttggaagtaaactggtcttccaactttttagcgtaggtctttttagccgctctgatctctttgttcagtgtgttcctggcccgattgtacaagaccctgtccctatttctgtaggcatcctctttggcctgacgaagatgtctgagttttactgtaaaccatggcttatcattgttgaatgttaaataagtcctggttggaatgcatatatcctcacagaaactaatataggatgttacggtctctgtgagttcgtcctgATCGGTGGTAGCaccttcaaaaacactccaatcagtgaggtcaaaacaaggttgtaaatcctgctccgtttcactggtccatctcttcacagtccttactacaggttaaGCAGATTTAagtttacatgtatattttaagtcatatcggactcaccatagacagtaacatTAAATATCTTGTCTGAGTTCCCTCTGTTGCTGCGGATCTGTCGTTTATAAAGCCCAGAGTCTGTGCTTCTGGtgtttctgatggtcagagatccagtctgattgtccagcttcagtctgtctccaAATATCTCATGACTGTTAAACATATCAATCACAAGCTTATAGATTTCAGCTATACGAGTCTCTTTAGGTCCAAACATCCACAGTATCTGATCATCTCTCTGTAGttcagtaacatcagtgtttagagtgacagaatctccctcagTCACCGACTTCATTACATCTGGagcagcaccaaacacacctgaaacacatTCAGAACAACATCTTTGGCAGAACCGAGAGATCTTAAAAATCCTTCAAAATGtatctaatatatttatttttaaaacatttagcatATAGAGAAATGACAGGATGTGGTTTTTACCGTTGGTTATTAGCTCATGAATGTCTCTATAATGATTAGATGAGTTTTCTTCAGTAATTTAAAGTTAACCCTTATACAATAATGTTTTGGCACATATCAGTAAACAGGCACATTATTGGATCATTTGAGCTTGTTACAGACACTGATGCTCAGTGACTCTTGAAAACCTctgaaatttaatatatatatcaccaagcatttacaaaaacacatgaatgtaATAAGTAGCAATACACATCTTACCTTCCACACAAATGAAGAGCAAGATTAAACAGCACTTGTGCGTGTGCATCTTCAAAGTGCAACTGGTGTTACTGAAGTTTCAGTTCACAAACAAGTGTATCTGGTAAATATTCAGCCAATCACCGCTCACTTCTCATTGTATTGTTATGAGTAAGTATCAGTCAGAGCCTTCATTTCTTTTTAGAGTCCAGAACACATTGGTTTTTAGCATCTTGGTTGTTTAAACATAATTCAAGTACCAATAGCCTCCATATGTTACTAAAGCTTTTAAGCTTATTTTTCCTCATGTTGTAAAATTCTTGAgtgattaatatattttaaattatcccTAGGTTGTGAAAGACACACCAAAGTGTGTTAAAATAAACATGTGATGTATTTTGTTGCTAAGCACAAGAACGTCAGCGTTGGCATTGTGGGCAGACAAAGATTCGTGAGAATTTTCAGGTGCTTGCGAGCGTTTTTATGTGAAGCCACAGGTCTCTGCCCCAACTCATGCTGTCATTCCAGTAATTCTACCATTCTGCCCTGTATCATAGCACTGCAAGTCATTACATGTCTCATCCTACACTATACCGCTTTACTCCCACAGGCTTTGTGCTGCATCTGATGAAATTGAAATAACCCTGAtctgtattgtttgtttgtgttaaaccttgatttttcccctctttttgttttccccttttcatTGTCATTAGTGTTTTTATAGAAATCCCAACGTTCCAGAAAATCAGAAGTCGGTTATTTCCAAAAATAAAGAGTTTGAAATTTAACTCCAATTACAACACTGTTTATGAAGGTGTTTGTTCATGCTTTAGGTCAGTGACTTTCAATGTGTttgtaaattaatacaatttgtaaataaaattcagTGTGTTAATTAGACCGGAGGGTgagcaaattatgatttttagaaTCACCTTAATTTATTTGGTTATGACACACTGCCTCTTTAAAATGGTGAAACACAGTTTTAAATGAGTAGTTAAAaaaattgagaaccactgtattAGAAGCACCTTTGCTCTATTTTACATTACAAAGTGGATGTGAATTCGATTGAACAATTATGAGTTACTGCCTCCTCGTGTCTGCAGAAGAGAATGGCGTGAGTGAGGTTGTGATGCTGGCTTTTTCTTGTTCACGCCCATTCTAGATCTGACGTAAAAAAACAAGCAGAGCGACAGAGGCCACGCCCACCACAGCATAAATCAACGATGGCGTCACACTCGAAGAACTGCTGGGAAAGTCTGG
This DNA window, taken from Carassius auratus strain Wakin chromosome 47, ASM336829v1, whole genome shotgun sequence, encodes the following:
- the LOC113064694 gene encoding natural killer cell receptor 2B4-like isoform X1, translated to MHTHKCCLILLFICVEGVFGAAPDVMKSVTEGDSVTLNTDVTELQRDDQILWMFGPKETRIAEIYKLVIDMFNSHEIFGDRLKLDNQTGSLTIRNTRSTDSGLYKRQIRSNRGNSDKIFNVTVYAHLPVPVISSNSSQCSSSSSSSSSEQNCSLVCSVVNVGHVTLSWYKGNSLLSSISVSDLSISLSLPLEVEYQDKNSYSCVLNNPISNQTQHLNITQLCKCPDIPSRSSSVTPSLIYAVVGVASVAPFFLRQI